A stretch of Nonomuraea africana DNA encodes these proteins:
- a CDS encoding helix-turn-helix transcriptional regulator → MNGLLIGRSAELGGLVRVLESAAEGRAGVALVGGDAGIGKTRLATELLAEARKRGFQVMVGQCAELGDALPYLPLADALRDPELADAVAARPILGSLLGDGSTAAPSSGLTQQRLFGSLLGLLADIQPVVFVIEDLHWADRSTRDLLVFLSRMLQSEQVCVVGTYRTDDLHRRHPLRPVLAELKRLPSVSSVELRPLSPHEMSDYVASLGDTDARELGEIVSRADGNPFYAEELFAAVAEGDTLPDGLASLLMSRVEVLSEPGQRVLRAAAVAGRRVEDSLLREVSGLPVGEFEEAVREIVSRGLLLVDGYGYAFRHALLQEAVYTDLLPGERTRLHAAFAARLTSPAELAHHHLAGHDLAGALAASAEAGRLAERLGAPAEAHRHYDQVLELWERVDDAERLVGETRVAIAMRSALTAADSGDNHGAIVRLRAVPPSAEAYERLANYLWEMYQPDEAITTAESAVSMAAEPVVLARALATLARCLAWTHRHAEVEPMGLRALEAARSAGAVDAEASALVTLASAAELRGDWSRAEELFATAAARPSGHLAIDLRALFNLTRVHYDLGRLEEAAEVADRGVALAAETGLSWSTYGTDLRFMRFLIHYVSGEWDAAEAMAARFPIRVGTIPESVLSSFALFIEVARGRPGVGERLTWLQPFWSDALVTYMSRGLAAEHALWNGDPATALEHVEAVLDMLEPNDAATLRIAGTGLWAMAELGITEGADDLIARARYAASHGPDGERGEMGLEGRAWRLRAEAEWGRVHGRSDPDQWREVVSAFSYGFVYEVARSRWRLSEALLAAGDRTAAQKEWTLARESAEQLGATPLATALAEFGRRARFVGAGSTGGLTAREVEVLALVAEGLGNREIGERLFIAQKTVSVHVSNILGKLDASTRTQAAAIARRKGLLP, encoded by the coding sequence GTGAACGGGCTACTGATCGGGAGATCCGCTGAGCTGGGCGGCCTCGTTCGCGTGCTCGAAAGCGCCGCCGAGGGAAGGGCGGGCGTGGCGCTCGTAGGCGGCGACGCCGGCATCGGCAAGACCCGCCTGGCGACCGAGCTCCTCGCGGAGGCGAGGAAGCGCGGGTTCCAGGTCATGGTGGGGCAGTGCGCCGAGCTCGGCGACGCTCTGCCGTACCTTCCACTGGCCGACGCGCTGCGCGATCCCGAGCTCGCCGACGCCGTCGCGGCGCGGCCGATCCTCGGCAGCCTGCTCGGCGACGGCAGCACCGCGGCGCCGTCCTCCGGGCTGACCCAGCAGCGCCTGTTCGGCTCGCTGCTCGGCCTGCTGGCCGACATCCAGCCGGTGGTCTTCGTGATCGAGGACCTCCACTGGGCCGACCGCTCCACCCGCGACCTGCTGGTCTTCCTCAGCCGCATGCTGCAGTCCGAGCAGGTCTGCGTCGTCGGCACCTACCGCACCGACGACCTGCACCGCCGCCATCCGCTCCGGCCCGTGCTGGCCGAGCTCAAGCGCCTGCCCTCGGTCTCCTCGGTGGAGCTGCGCCCGCTCAGCCCGCACGAGATGTCCGACTACGTGGCCTCGCTCGGCGACACCGACGCCCGCGAGCTCGGCGAGATCGTCAGCCGCGCCGACGGCAACCCCTTCTACGCCGAGGAGCTCTTCGCCGCCGTGGCCGAGGGCGACACCCTGCCCGACGGCCTGGCCAGCCTGCTGATGTCCCGCGTCGAGGTGCTGTCCGAGCCGGGCCAGCGCGTGCTGCGCGCCGCCGCCGTGGCCGGGCGCCGGGTCGAGGACTCCCTGCTGCGCGAGGTCTCGGGCCTGCCCGTGGGCGAGTTCGAGGAGGCCGTGCGCGAGATCGTCTCGCGCGGCCTGCTCCTCGTCGACGGCTACGGCTACGCCTTCCGCCACGCGCTCCTGCAGGAGGCCGTCTACACCGATCTGCTGCCGGGCGAGCGCACCCGCCTGCACGCCGCCTTCGCCGCGCGGCTCACCTCGCCGGCCGAGCTCGCCCACCACCACCTCGCCGGGCACGACCTCGCCGGAGCCCTCGCCGCCTCGGCCGAGGCGGGCAGGCTCGCCGAGCGCCTCGGCGCGCCCGCCGAGGCGCACCGCCACTACGACCAGGTCCTCGAGCTGTGGGAACGCGTCGACGACGCCGAACGCCTCGTGGGCGAGACCCGCGTCGCCATCGCCATGCGCAGCGCCCTCACCGCCGCCGACAGCGGCGACAACCACGGCGCCATCGTCCGCCTGCGCGCCGTCCCGCCCTCCGCCGAGGCCTACGAGCGCCTGGCCAACTACCTGTGGGAGATGTACCAGCCCGACGAGGCGATCACCACCGCCGAGTCGGCCGTCTCCATGGCCGCCGAGCCCGTCGTCCTGGCCCGCGCCCTTGCCACCCTCGCCCGCTGCCTGGCCTGGACCCACCGCCACGCCGAGGTCGAGCCCATGGGCCTGCGCGCCCTGGAGGCCGCCCGCTCCGCCGGGGCGGTCGACGCCGAGGCCAGCGCCCTGGTCACCCTCGCCTCCGCCGCCGAGCTGCGCGGCGACTGGTCGCGCGCCGAAGAGCTGTTCGCCACGGCCGCCGCCCGCCCCTCGGGCCATCTCGCGATCGACCTGCGCGCCCTGTTCAACCTCACGCGCGTCCACTACGACCTCGGCCGCCTCGAAGAAGCCGCCGAGGTCGCCGACCGCGGCGTCGCCCTGGCCGCCGAGACCGGCCTCAGCTGGAGCACCTACGGCACCGACCTGCGCTTCATGCGCTTCCTCATCCACTACGTCTCAGGCGAATGGGACGCCGCCGAGGCAATGGCGGCCCGCTTCCCCATCCGCGTCGGCACCATCCCCGAGTCCGTCCTCTCGTCCTTCGCCCTTTTCATCGAGGTCGCCCGCGGACGGCCCGGCGTCGGCGAGCGGCTGACCTGGCTCCAGCCGTTCTGGAGCGACGCCCTCGTCACCTACATGTCACGCGGCCTGGCCGCCGAGCACGCCCTGTGGAACGGCGACCCCGCCACCGCCCTCGAACACGTCGAGGCCGTCCTCGACATGCTCGAGCCCAACGACGCCGCCACCCTGCGCATCGCCGGCACGGGGCTGTGGGCCATGGCCGAACTCGGCATCACCGAGGGCGCCGACGACCTGATCGCCAGGGCCCGCTACGCCGCCTCCCACGGGCCCGACGGCGAGCGGGGCGAGATGGGCCTCGAAGGCAGGGCCTGGCGGCTGCGCGCCGAGGCCGAATGGGGGCGCGTCCACGGGCGCTCCGACCCCGACCAGTGGCGGGAGGTCGTCTCGGCCTTCTCCTACGGGTTCGTCTACGAGGTGGCCAGGTCACGGTGGCGGCTGTCGGAGGCGCTGCTGGCCGCCGGTGACCGTACGGCGGCGCAGAAGGAGTGGACGCTCGCCAGGGAGAGCGCGGAGCAGCTGGGCGCCACGCCGCTCGCCACGGCACTGGCGGAGTTCGGCCGCAGGGCGCGCTTCGTCGGCGCCGGATCCACCGGAGGGCTGACGGCTCGCGAGGTCGAGGTGCTGGCGCTGGTGGCGGAGGGGCTGGGGAACCGCGAGATCGGGGAGCGGCTGTTCATCGCGCAGAAGACGGTGAGCGTGCACGTCTCCAACATCCTGGGCAAACTCGACGCCTCAACCCGCACACAGGCCGCCGCCATCGCCCGCCGCAAGGGCCTACTCCCCTGA
- a CDS encoding response regulator, protein MGEDLGRVLVVDDDEVIRQLIAVNLTLEGFEVATATDGQDCLDRVLDVMPDVITLDVMMPRLDGWETASRLRTEEGTTHIKVVLITARAQEDDKRRGFGIGVDAYLTKPFDPAELIQVVRELAAMARA, encoded by the coding sequence GTGGGCGAGGATCTGGGCAGGGTACTGGTAGTAGACGACGACGAGGTCATTCGGCAGCTCATCGCGGTCAACCTCACCCTCGAGGGGTTCGAGGTGGCGACGGCGACCGATGGGCAGGACTGTCTCGACCGGGTTCTGGACGTGATGCCCGACGTCATCACCCTCGACGTGATGATGCCGAGGCTCGACGGCTGGGAGACCGCGTCGAGGTTGCGCACCGAGGAGGGCACCACGCACATCAAAGTGGTCCTCATCACCGCCAGGGCGCAGGAGGACGACAAGCGGCGCGGGTTCGGCATCGGGGTGGACGCCTACCTCACCAAACCGTTCGATCCCGCCGAGCTGATCCAGGTCGTACGGGAGCTCGCCGCCATGGCCAGGGCGTGA
- a CDS encoding DUF6461 domain-containing protein, with amino-acid sequence MTVGVTLALAVEASCLAVLDRRLRRPVSVLIFIGGMYVSTLALFARLVSHFYLDVDGMDYFHWIDDGKIRFEFLHQEGYSHWIKDGKIQLEFPHHESYSEEMPDELAETLERIDSPVYPNADPHEGPAFLLAERLTGITMTPQLLEESTYLCGGVPRSR; translated from the coding sequence GTGACGGTCGGCGTCACCCTCGCCCTGGCGGTCGAGGCGTCCTGTCTTGCCGTGCTTGATCGGCGGCTCCGTCGCCCTGTGTCCGTTCTCATCTTCATAGGTGGGATGTACGTGTCAACTCTGGCCCTGTTCGCCCGTCTCGTCTCCCACTTTTACCTCGACGTCGACGGCATGGACTACTTCCACTGGATCGACGACGGAAAGATCCGGTTCGAGTTCCTGCACCAGGAAGGCTATTCCCACTGGATCAAAGACGGGAAGATCCAGCTCGAGTTCCCGCACCATGAAAGCTACTCAGAGGAGATGCCGGACGAACTCGCAGAGACCCTGGAGCGGATCGACTCCCCCGTCTACCCGAACGCCGACCCCCACGAAGGGCCGGCGTTCCTCTTGGCCGAGCGCCTCACCGGGATCACGATGACGCCGCAGCTGCTGGAGGAGTCCACCTACCTGTGCGGAGGCGTTCCCAGATCGAGGTGA
- a CDS encoding MarR family transcriptional regulator, whose amino-acid sequence MTQQDRERIAAGLADKLSYGEIARRLERPTSTITREIARNGGPDGYRPQQAHQATVQRARRGTPAPPRGAVPPGGMKEEELLEMVVGAGVPRMAALVHLDLLLSEEGRRTAAELTRRLKVSPASVSVAVNYLVQQGFVRRERDPQRRRDIYVIDDDAWYHSIVTGRRQTMETIRATMAAAETYGLDSPVGQRLAKASAFLEHVCLDMIKSADRWRTLLT is encoded by the coding sequence TTGACCCAGCAGGACCGCGAGCGCATCGCGGCCGGACTCGCCGACAAGCTGTCCTACGGTGAGATCGCCAGGCGGCTGGAGCGGCCGACCTCGACGATCACCCGGGAGATCGCGCGCAACGGCGGCCCCGACGGCTACCGGCCCCAGCAGGCGCACCAGGCGACGGTCCAGCGGGCGCGGCGCGGTACACCGGCGCCCCCGCGCGGGGCCGTACCGCCGGGTGGCATGAAGGAAGAGGAGCTTCTCGAGATGGTGGTCGGGGCGGGGGTGCCGAGGATGGCCGCGCTCGTGCACCTCGACCTGCTGCTGTCCGAGGAAGGCAGGCGTACCGCGGCGGAGCTGACCCGCAGGCTGAAGGTCAGCCCAGCCTCCGTCTCCGTCGCGGTGAACTACCTGGTGCAGCAGGGGTTCGTCCGTCGCGAGCGCGATCCGCAGCGCCGTCGCGACATCTACGTGATCGACGACGACGCCTGGTACCACTCCATCGTGACCGGCAGGCGGCAGACAATGGAGACAATCCGGGCCACCATGGCGGCGGCCGAGACATACGGGCTCGACAGCCCCGTGGGACAGCGGCTGGCCAAGGCGTCGGCGTTCCTGGAACACGTCTGCCTGGACATGATCAAGTCGGCCGACCGCTGGCGTACCCTCCTGACGTGA
- a CDS encoding serine hydrolase domain-containing protein, whose amino-acid sequence MSASPHTPQNTRARTPRVSRRVAVTALAAALLAGVATTGAAAADSGAVAKAASGQDRPELQKAIQAFVDSGLAAGIQMRVNDERGEWVGSAGVRKLGASAKPPTNGLFRAGSVTKNVIATLVLQLVAEGKIGLDKPVADYLPEFKLDREITVRMLLQHTSGLYAYTGEFRPDGSVEPGIPASGQDWVDNRFKTYQPEELVRFALSKEPRFKPGKGWSYSNTNYTLAQLLIEKVTGRSIGEEMKRRILRPLKMRHTVMPGTTNIPGPHAHGYYRYQDADKQWKVIDVSRQNPSMTAGAGDIISTTKDLHTFFSALNRGKLISAKLLAEMRKPHPDSAGIFGSYGLGLYVQNPGCGTIYNHNGSATAGYSALMYSTPDGKTTLTASVTTGDRVPDLAAFPKLLDNLLKEVFCGAKTAR is encoded by the coding sequence ATGAGCGCATCCCCCCACACCCCCCAGAACACCAGGGCCCGCACGCCGCGGGTCTCCCGGCGCGTGGCGGTCACGGCGCTGGCGGCCGCGCTGCTGGCCGGGGTGGCCACGACGGGGGCGGCCGCCGCAGACAGCGGGGCGGTGGCAAAGGCCGCTTCCGGGCAGGATCGTCCGGAGCTGCAGAAGGCGATCCAGGCGTTCGTCGATTCCGGTCTGGCCGCAGGGATACAGATGCGCGTCAACGATGAGCGGGGCGAGTGGGTCGGCAGCGCCGGGGTGCGCAAGCTGGGCGCGAGCGCGAAGCCGCCGACGAACGGGCTGTTCCGGGCGGGCAGCGTCACCAAGAACGTCATCGCGACCCTGGTGCTACAACTGGTGGCCGAAGGCAAGATCGGACTGGACAAGCCGGTGGCCGACTACCTGCCCGAGTTCAAGCTGGACCGGGAGATCACGGTGCGGATGCTGCTGCAGCACACCAGCGGGCTGTACGCCTACACCGGCGAGTTCCGCCCAGACGGGTCGGTCGAGCCGGGCATCCCCGCATCGGGCCAAGACTGGGTGGACAACCGCTTCAAGACCTACCAGCCGGAGGAGCTGGTGCGGTTCGCGCTGTCCAAGGAGCCGCGGTTCAAGCCGGGCAAGGGCTGGAGCTACTCCAACACCAACTACACGCTGGCCCAGCTGCTGATCGAGAAGGTCACCGGCCGCTCGATCGGCGAGGAGATGAAGCGGCGGATCCTGCGGCCGCTCAAGATGCGGCACACGGTGATGCCGGGCACCACGAACATCCCCGGCCCGCACGCCCACGGCTACTACCGCTACCAAGACGCCGACAAGCAGTGGAAGGTGATCGACGTCAGCCGCCAGAACCCCTCCATGACGGCCGGCGCCGGCGACATCATCTCGACCACGAAGGATCTCCACACGTTCTTCTCCGCGCTCAACCGCGGCAAGCTCATCTCGGCCAAGCTGCTGGCCGAGATGCGCAAGCCGCACCCCGACAGCGCCGGCATCTTCGGCAGCTACGGCCTCGGGCTGTACGTGCAGAACCCGGGCTGCGGCACCATCTACAACCACAACGGCAGCGCCACGGCGGGCTACTCGGCGCTGATGTACAGCACGCCCGACGGCAAGACGACCCTGACCGCCTCGGTCACCACCGGGGACCGCGTACCCGACCTGGCGGCGTTCCCGAAGCTGCTGGACAACCTCCTCAAGGAAGTGTTCTGCGGCGCGAAGACCGCGCGCTGA
- a CDS encoding CocE/NonD family hydrolase → MSNSQRRGLLASVALVIPLVVAATPAASATEKPEIKVSGGLTQPVFSYQDAIREHVRVQSPADSDGDGKKDLIRVDIIRPKESESGLKVPVIMQETPYYDDPGVGFEVEKKKYDANGNVTKFPMYYDNYFVPRGYAFVSVDMIGTRLSEGCPTSYGTSDVLSGKAVIDWLNGRASAYDDKGDPVKATWTTGRTGMIGHSYEGGLAIGVAGTGVPGLETIVPLAGYTSGYETSRNNGTLTWFKGGQEWLAKRVDLDPDEKCAAVHQRLREGSDDATGNYNAYWHERNYRNGPISKARNVRASVFSVMGMQDRQVVGSQFSEWWAMLPRTVQRKAWVTQYGHLDPFWARREVWLTTLNKWFDHELMGVANDIMRQPHVDVQLGPGRWVTQADWPARTRTTILRPQQDGLLGRKPSSGTGSYLDTAQTEIAMAADPATTNPNRLAFLTLPLKNAIRVSGTPSVSLRLKLDKPTANLGVLLVDYGTDTRINYRERGAASAEGLKFSGGEDCVGQSTADDDGCYLKAGDNTATSGYNVVTRGILDAQNHKSLSRSTPLTPGKPYQITWKMFPQDYEFKAGHRLGLVLTGANDDFNLDASGTGGGDDVEPGTGAKVTIDLAGTSISLPLVNGTSIK, encoded by the coding sequence ATGTCCAACTCTCAACGGCGCGGGCTGCTCGCCTCGGTCGCACTCGTGATCCCGCTCGTGGTCGCCGCCACTCCCGCCGCCTCCGCGACGGAGAAGCCGGAGATCAAAGTCTCCGGCGGGCTGACGCAGCCCGTCTTCTCCTACCAGGACGCCATCCGTGAGCACGTTCGGGTGCAGTCGCCGGCGGACAGCGACGGCGATGGCAAGAAGGATCTGATCCGGGTGGACATCATCCGGCCGAAGGAGTCCGAATCCGGGCTCAAGGTCCCGGTGATCATGCAGGAAACCCCCTACTACGACGACCCGGGCGTCGGCTTCGAGGTGGAAAAGAAGAAGTACGACGCGAACGGGAACGTGACGAAGTTCCCGATGTACTACGACAACTACTTCGTGCCGCGCGGGTACGCGTTCGTTTCCGTCGACATGATCGGCACCAGGCTCTCGGAGGGCTGCCCGACCTCCTACGGCACCTCCGACGTGCTGAGCGGCAAGGCGGTCATCGACTGGCTGAACGGCCGGGCGAGCGCCTACGACGACAAGGGCGATCCGGTCAAGGCCACCTGGACCACCGGCCGTACCGGGATGATCGGCCACTCCTACGAAGGAGGGCTCGCCATTGGCGTCGCGGGCACAGGTGTGCCGGGGCTGGAGACGATCGTGCCGCTCGCGGGTTACACCAGCGGGTATGAGACGTCGCGCAACAACGGCACCCTCACCTGGTTCAAGGGCGGGCAGGAATGGCTGGCCAAGCGGGTCGACCTTGACCCGGACGAGAAATGCGCGGCCGTGCACCAGCGCCTGCGCGAGGGCTCGGACGACGCCACCGGCAACTACAACGCCTACTGGCACGAGCGCAACTACCGGAACGGGCCGATCTCGAAGGCGCGCAACGTCCGCGCCAGTGTCTTCTCGGTGATGGGAATGCAGGACCGGCAGGTGGTGGGCAGCCAGTTCTCCGAGTGGTGGGCCATGCTGCCCCGCACCGTGCAGCGCAAGGCGTGGGTGACGCAGTACGGGCACCTCGACCCGTTCTGGGCCCGCCGCGAGGTGTGGCTCACCACCCTGAACAAGTGGTTCGACCACGAACTGATGGGCGTGGCCAACGACATCATGCGCCAGCCGCACGTCGACGTGCAGCTCGGCCCTGGCCGCTGGGTCACCCAGGCCGACTGGCCGGCGCGCACGCGGACAACCATCCTGCGGCCGCAGCAGGACGGCCTGCTGGGCCGCAAGCCCTCCAGCGGCACCGGCAGCTACCTCGACACCGCCCAGACCGAGATCGCGATGGCCGCCGACCCCGCCACCACCAACCCGAACCGGCTGGCCTTCCTGACCCTGCCGCTGAAGAACGCGATAAGGGTGTCCGGAACGCCGTCGGTGAGCCTGCGCCTGAAGCTGGACAAGCCGACCGCCAACCTGGGCGTCCTGCTCGTCGACTACGGCACCGACACCCGCATCAACTACCGCGAACGCGGCGCGGCGTCCGCGGAAGGCCTCAAGTTCAGCGGTGGCGAAGACTGCGTCGGCCAGAGCACGGCCGATGACGACGGCTGCTACCTCAAAGCCGGGGACAACACGGCAACCTCCGGCTACAACGTGGTCACCCGCGGCATCCTGGACGCCCAGAACCACAAGTCGCTCAGCCGCTCCACACCGCTGACGCCGGGCAAGCCGTACCAGATCACCTGGAAGATGTTCCCGCAGGACTACGAGTTCAAGGCCGGACACCGCCTCGGCCTGGTGCTGACCGGAGCCAACGACGACTTCAACCTCGACGCGAGCGGCACCGGCGGTGGGGACGACGTCGAACCCGGCACCGGAGCCAAGGTCACCATCGACCTGGCCGGCACCTCGATTTCGCTGCCCCTGGTCAACGGCACATCCATCAAGTAG
- a CDS encoding helix-turn-helix transcriptional regulator, with product MGAGELHGRKAEEDTIAELLAGARAGTSSSLVLRGEPGIGKTALLDHAAAAAGGMRLVRGTGVEFEAELPFSGLQLLLRPALGSLAALPGPQREALEAAFGLGPAAGSEPMLVGLAVLSLLAEHANETGLLCLVDDAQWLDRASRDALLFAARRLHAEGVVMIFAARDGEGSFPAPGLPESRLSGLAPEVAAALLDRHSLAPAVRYRLLAEAGGNPLALLELPVALAAEGGSAFSPGALPLTSRLQLAFHGQVSRMSEACQSLLLVAAADETGELTVILRAAAALGAAVEDLSPAERAGLVLRGDADGTTIRFRHPLIRAAVYQRAPLGQRLAAHRALAAALGSPEHADRRAWHLAAAATGADEEAAAALERTAARARERSGHEAAAAAYERAARLSVEPGARAHREALAAEAALEAGDLERARALGGRAARRLNGAPAVNARIAHVRALADFWQGSYSAAHRLLLDGAGLIRDTDPGQAAVLLIQAVHTSWYLGEQQLAATLERLIALPLDDADPLAPVGPYLVHLDRNRSDRPPPLGDTLAAVRRRGRTPDQVLMILCGAALALGQDADAYELATSLAAGHRARGGAGRLPTVLFFVVEGEVFTGRHLDALATATEALGLARDTGQQQWVSQFSSVLAYLAAAKGEEAACRRNAEEGLAGATAGTISPGAPWAHWSLGLLDLGLGRAEAALARFERLTREPMRHHICATRSIPDLVESAVRVGAQERAAEPLARFERWAASVRQPWADALVMRCRGLLTADDRAEAFYTAALELHDQDGRALEYARTALLYGEWLRRARRKAEARGPLNEALEVFDWLGMRPWAERARGELTASGAQDQGPRPAEGVAAGLTPQELQIARLAAQGLSNRDIAAQLFLSHRTVGYHLYKAYPKLGVASRSELKDFADQLGL from the coding sequence ATGGGCGCGGGGGAACTGCACGGGCGAAAGGCCGAAGAGGACACGATCGCCGAACTGCTGGCAGGAGCCCGGGCGGGCACCAGCTCGTCTCTGGTGCTGCGCGGCGAGCCGGGCATCGGCAAGACGGCGTTGCTCGACCACGCCGCCGCGGCGGCCGGTGGTATGCGGCTGGTGCGCGGTACAGGGGTCGAGTTCGAGGCGGAGTTGCCGTTCTCAGGGCTGCAGTTGTTGCTGCGCCCGGCCCTCGGATCCCTCGCCGCGCTGCCCGGCCCGCAGCGTGAGGCTCTGGAGGCGGCGTTCGGGCTCGGGCCGGCGGCCGGCTCAGAGCCGATGCTGGTGGGACTGGCGGTGCTCTCCCTGCTGGCGGAACACGCGAACGAGACGGGGCTGCTCTGCCTCGTCGACGACGCGCAGTGGCTCGACCGGGCGTCGCGGGACGCGCTCCTGTTCGCCGCCCGGCGCCTGCACGCCGAGGGCGTGGTCATGATCTTCGCAGCCAGGGACGGCGAGGGATCCTTCCCCGCCCCAGGCCTTCCGGAGTCACGCCTGTCCGGGCTGGCCCCTGAGGTGGCCGCGGCCCTGCTCGACCGGCATTCACTCGCGCCCGCCGTGCGCTACCGCCTGCTCGCCGAGGCTGGCGGCAACCCGCTGGCCCTACTGGAGCTGCCGGTCGCCCTGGCCGCCGAAGGCGGCAGCGCGTTCTCGCCAGGGGCGCTCCCCCTCACCAGTCGCCTGCAACTGGCCTTCCACGGCCAGGTCAGCCGGATGTCCGAGGCCTGCCAGAGCCTGCTCCTGGTGGCGGCGGCCGACGAGACCGGCGAGCTCACCGTGATCCTGCGTGCCGCCGCCGCGCTGGGAGCGGCCGTTGAGGACCTGTCCCCCGCCGAGCGGGCCGGCCTGGTGCTCCGCGGCGACGCCGACGGCACCACGATCCGCTTCCGCCATCCGCTGATCCGCGCCGCCGTCTACCAGCGAGCACCGCTCGGGCAACGCCTTGCCGCCCACCGCGCGCTCGCCGCCGCCCTCGGCTCGCCCGAGCACGCAGACCGCCGGGCCTGGCATCTGGCGGCCGCCGCCACCGGCGCCGACGAGGAGGCCGCCGCCGCGCTGGAACGCACCGCCGCCCGCGCCCGCGAACGCAGCGGCCACGAGGCGGCCGCCGCGGCGTACGAACGGGCCGCCCGCCTGAGCGTCGAGCCCGGCGCCAGGGCTCACCGCGAGGCCCTGGCGGCGGAGGCGGCACTGGAGGCTGGTGATCTGGAGCGAGCCAGAGCCCTCGGCGGCCGCGCGGCCCGGCGGTTGAACGGGGCCCCGGCGGTGAATGCGCGGATCGCGCACGTACGCGCGCTCGCGGACTTCTGGCAGGGCTCCTACTCCGCCGCCCACCGGTTGCTGCTCGACGGCGCCGGGCTCATCCGCGACACCGATCCAGGCCAGGCTGCCGTGCTGCTGATCCAGGCCGTGCACACCTCCTGGTACCTGGGGGAACAGCAGCTCGCGGCAACGCTGGAACGGCTGATCGCGCTGCCGTTGGACGACGCGGATCCACTCGCGCCGGTGGGGCCCTACCTCGTCCACCTCGACCGGAACCGGTCCGATAGGCCGCCGCCGCTGGGCGACACCCTCGCGGCGGTGCGGCGGCGGGGCCGTACCCCCGACCAGGTGTTGATGATCCTCTGTGGCGCGGCACTCGCGCTGGGCCAGGACGCCGACGCCTACGAGCTGGCAACCTCGCTCGCCGCCGGGCACCGCGCCAGGGGCGGCGCCGGGCGGCTGCCGACGGTGCTGTTCTTCGTGGTCGAGGGCGAGGTGTTCACCGGACGGCACCTGGACGCGCTCGCCACGGCGACCGAGGCGCTGGGGCTCGCCCGCGACACCGGACAGCAGCAGTGGGTCAGCCAGTTCAGCAGCGTGCTCGCCTACCTCGCCGCGGCCAAGGGAGAGGAGGCCGCCTGTCGGCGCAACGCCGAGGAGGGGCTGGCGGGGGCCACCGCCGGAACCATCTCCCCTGGTGCGCCGTGGGCGCACTGGTCGCTCGGCCTGCTGGACCTCGGCCTCGGCCGCGCCGAGGCGGCGCTCGCCCGCTTCGAGCGCCTGACCCGCGAGCCGATGCGCCATCACATCTGCGCCACCCGTTCCATTCCCGACCTGGTGGAGTCGGCCGTACGAGTGGGGGCGCAGGAACGCGCCGCCGAGCCTCTGGCGCGCTTCGAGCGGTGGGCCGCGTCGGTCAGGCAGCCGTGGGCCGACGCGCTCGTCATGCGCTGCCGTGGGCTGCTCACCGCCGACGACCGGGCCGAGGCGTTCTACACGGCGGCCCTCGAACTGCACGACCAGGACGGCCGCGCGCTGGAGTACGCCAGGACTGCGCTGCTCTACGGCGAATGGCTGCGCAGGGCTCGGCGGAAGGCCGAGGCGCGCGGGCCGCTGAACGAGGCCCTGGAGGTCTTCGACTGGCTCGGCATGCGGCCGTGGGCCGAACGCGCTCGCGGCGAGCTCACCGCGAGCGGCGCCCAGGACCAGGGCCCCAGGCCCGCCGAAGGCGTGGCGGCCGGCCTCACTCCGCAGGAACTGCAGATCGCCAGGCTCGCCGCGCAGGGCCTGTCCAACCGCGACATCGCGGCGCAGCTCTTCCTCAGCCACCGGACGGTCGGCTACCACCTCTACAAGGCCTATCCCAAGCTCGGCGTCGCATCCCGGAGCGAGCTCAAGGATTTCGCCGATCAACTGGGGCTGTGA
- a CDS encoding cupin domain-containing protein produces the protein MMEQVLPGQILPVDVDEVTPIELGPGVHVRMLPGMPGIRTWVIDLAPGVEWPDLDVHETYGEAYFVVSGELIEGDRTHGPGTYVAFGPKTSHRPRTETGVRAFGFNYDVTA, from the coding sequence ATGATGGAGCAGGTGCTACCGGGGCAAATTCTCCCCGTTGACGTCGATGAGGTCACGCCGATCGAGCTGGGCCCCGGTGTCCACGTACGGATGCTCCCGGGCATGCCGGGGATCAGGACGTGGGTGATCGACCTCGCTCCGGGCGTCGAATGGCCGGACCTCGATGTCCATGAGACCTACGGCGAGGCGTACTTCGTCGTGAGCGGCGAGCTCATCGAGGGCGACCGCACCCACGGACCGGGCACCTACGTCGCCTTCGGGCCCAAGACGAGCCACCGGCCCCGTACTGAGACCGGTGTGCGCGCCTTCGGCTTCAACTACGACGTCACCGCTTGA
- a CDS encoding DUF1330 domain-containing protein, with product MTAYVIAHLQDAAPHPEIAEYIERLPGTFEPHGGRYLVHVTQHEVKEGSWPGSVVMIGFPGIAEARAWWDSPTYREIAPLRSRHIEGDIILVEGVPEGYDPAATVKAMREALPAE from the coding sequence ATGACCGCCTACGTCATCGCTCACCTGCAGGACGCCGCTCCGCACCCGGAGATCGCCGAGTACATCGAGCGCCTGCCCGGGACCTTCGAGCCGCACGGCGGCCGCTACCTCGTGCACGTCACGCAACACGAGGTGAAGGAGGGCAGCTGGCCCGGGAGCGTCGTGATGATCGGCTTCCCCGGGATCGCCGAGGCGCGGGCCTGGTGGGACTCACCCACGTACCGGGAGATCGCACCGCTGCGCTCGCGGCACATCGAGGGCGACATCATTCTGGTAGAAGGCGTCCCCGAGGGCTACGACCCGGCTGCCACCGTAAAGGCGATGCGCGAGGCACTGCCCGCCGAGTAG